Part of the Betta splendens chromosome 17, fBetSpl5.4, whole genome shotgun sequence genome, CgtctgttttattcatttcatcgCTTTCCTCATCAATGACTGCAACGATCTCAGAAACGATGCCATGGTTGTTATTTGTTGATGCTGCCTATCGGAGAGACACAATGACAATTGACAAGAGTCAATTATGAGAATATTATTCACTTGTCACATGTCTTGAGTATGTCTGACTGCTGACGTCCTACCTGGAAAGCTAAATTTGTGTCATCTGTCAGGTGTTTGTCTGAAGTTGCTGGAACGCTGCCATTGACCTGGCTTTTCCACTGGTTCCTGTCCTCACACTGGAGACACTGGTGGTTCGAGATGATGGGTGAGCCGTGAAGAGCTTTCTTCAAATCAGCTTTAAAACCAGACGTTGAGCATTTTCTGCAAAATAATGGGAAAGATTCACGTTAACTaataacaaattaaattagTTTGAAATAGAAATATTTTAAGTAAATGTGATGCAATAAAAGTAAGTATGTGTTTTACCTGTTTTGTCTGATAATGTAATTATTACCTCATTTGTTactaaagtttgttttttttttgttttttatttaaagttacCCGTCTTATTGTTTTGTACAGTCAATACTGTTGTCTATTCTTTTCTAtcctgttttgtctgttgtctTCTTGCTGCTGGAAACAAAAGACTTCCCCCATTGTGTGATTAATAAAGTCATATCTTATTTCACCAAAGCCTCTGAAGTACTACTTGGCACTGGATTTCCGGACTAGCTGGGAAGTGTAGTTTTAAGTTTTGAATTCACAATACATTGTTTGAGTAAATGCTTAATTCATTTATATTAATGTGTTCATTTAAGATGTCCTAGCCACTGGTGTTGGTCCTAATTAATTAGTAATTTCACATTTACTTGTATGTATTGGCTGCTAGTTCAGATTCAGATCCCTCCAAAGGATtgtcatcctcttcctcccaaTCCAAACGTTGCCTCTTAAAGGATCCATTAATGGTTGTGGATTCTTGAGAAGCTTGTCGACAAGCCCTGGCAGTGCCTACACCAATGTCTCTGGTTAACAGTGTAGTCTGTGTGCCTAccgaggaaaacaaacaatgcaCATTAGATTTTACATTTGAAATGTTGCAACTATACAGTATACATTTTCTGAACAGTTAGCTGACAAATCATGTGGTTCTTAAAATTACATACTTTTACACATGATCTGAGCCTCAAATGACCTCTGACAGAACTGTGCCCAATCAGACCACAGGGGCACCTCTGTCTGACAGGCAACCTCCTTTGTTTTGGACGTCTGTCAagaaatacatttattatttccaCATTGTACTGAATATATAGACCCCTAGGGCTGCAGAAGAAAAGACTGACAATGTCTGGAGAAGACCAGGCCGGCGGCAGAAGACAAGTTTCTTCTGTCTtcaggtagaaaaaaaaaactttgcctGGGACTTTGTCTCACATTAAACAATTTTATAAAAATCAGTGTAGTTTTATTAAACGTTACTTGTGTTTGTAAAAATGTAGTTTAATCATTGAGCCTCTGTACACCAGCTcagagaaaatataaaatacctGATATTAGAGTAAAGTCAAAACTTTCCTCTTAAACTGAAAGTTTTTCGCTTTCCCATAAATATCTAATATACTTGAACCAAAATGTACATAGTGAGTGTAAACATTCACAAAACTTAGAGACGAAGGTATTTTCACACGAATCGAGGTCACTGGTCGTGATGACGTACTTGTTTTGCTTGGAGTTGGGTTTGAGAGGAAGACGGTCCTGCTCCAACACCTGACGCCGCTGAAGCCGCTGTGGAACTGGCTGTAGTGGACGCACGTGACGCCTACATTTATAAAGTAAATATAGTTCAATAAATAACACGATTTTAAAGCCACAAGAGGCATTTTAAATTTACTAGCGCTGTACTTTACCGCCTAGTGTTCCATAAAACAGACTATTTGCTGAGCGACAGTATTGCGAACTTACTCCGAACCTACTTCGCTTCGTGTGCGAGAAATCAGGTGCCGGTTCTTCTTCGTCCACGTTTATTAAAGGAACGGCCGTTTCTTTTAGTGCAACCCGACTTTTACTTGTTTTTACAACGACGAAACTGCGTTTAACGTCCTCTTGTTTGAAGTGTAGGCTACAAACTCGTAGGTTTTTTAGTTTCTCCATCGAACTGTTCTCTTCATACATTGGATTGTTTACCGCCTTCAGCCACAATTTACAGCGCACAGCGTCCTTTATCGGCAAGCAAAAATAGCTAATACCACTACCTTTTCTTTTAGCCCTTGCCTTGCATCCTGGTACGATGCAGTTTGACACCATTGTGGCTTTAAAGATATTCCGAGcaagattaaaaagaaaaacaaaccagcaATGTGCGCACGTTCGCCTCTAAAACAGAGGCGTAACACTGTGCGTAAACACAGACGCCCCGCAGTAGGTAGCACACGTTGGACCAATTGCGGAAGCTGTAGAGTGGCGCGGGATCAGTCAGCCCGcgatgcattctgggtgttgtaggatataattattttcagccacaacCCAAAAATACTGTcattttctctggacacagatcATAATTTTCAAAGTTTTTTGCACATTTCGGCCAAAGAAATTTTTATAACAACCCTTTTCAACGTTAAAATATCACTTTATGGTACTGTATTTCACTTAATTATCTTAACTTAGTTTCGCTTGACACATTATTGAACTAACCATAACATATCTTACTTTTTACAGGTAAAAaattacaacaaaaaacaacagtttaACATCAAGATGTTAATATAATCTTACACCAGAGGACATTTCAATGTTTTAATGTAGTACCATATTGACTACACAGTGACAATGAAAAACTATTCCTGGGAGTTAGTCTCCTATTAAACAATTTTCTAGAAACCCTTCCAGTTTTATTGAATGTCTCTGCTACAAAGCTACACCATTAGATGTCTTCTCTGGCTTCCCTTATACTTTTCTGTGACATTACCACTCTTCTGGTTGCTGTGTTTCTTTATGTTTGCATAATACTGAGTCAGGATCACAGTCTTTGTCCACACCCCTTGGTTTTGCTGTGCTCTTAATCGCATTATCTCTcatgttttttcctcctgtgcTGAATCAGATGCTTGTTTGCTGTCGGCACTGTTTAGATATCTTGTgcgcctccttctccttttAGGTCTATTtgtcctttcctcctgctctgtaTCCAGGTCATTTACCTGGTTGCTgcgtttctttttttgtgtgtcttctGGACCAAAATAAGAGTCACTGTTCAAACTTTTCGCTGGTTTCGCTGAGTTTTCTTCCTCCTGTGCTGATCTAGAGGCTTGGTTGCTGTCACTGATCTCATTCTCATTTTCTTCAGTACTGCGTTGTttattctttgttttctgtatttgtagttttttatttttaccgtATGTTCCTGTGCCCTCTGCATGAACTGTAAGAACTACATTGCCAGATGCAAAGCTCTTTGGTCTTCCTATAGGTCTACCTGTAATTCTCTTTCTTGGCTTGTACATCTTCcttaccaccaccacctcttcctcctccgtatCCAGTTCTTCATCTCCATTGTCAGGCTCAGAGTGTGTAGCTCTCCTGTCCCCATCTTCCAGCGTGTCACAACTGTGACTTGCCCTTTCATCtggctttttctgtttctgtccagaTCTCGATGAGTGGTAGCGTTGGACGTGACTCTTCAAGCTCACGTTGTGATTGAAGCACTTGTCACAGTGCTGACACTTGTAGGGTCTCTCTCCAGTGTGCAGGCGCATGTGAGACGTTAGGTGGGTCGTCTGTTTGAAGCTTTGTTGGCACACTGAACACTTGTAtggcttctctcctgtgtgcaCAAGAATGTGTCTTTGAAGAGCACTGCTTCTTACAAATTTAATCCCACAGATGTCACATGTTAGTTTGCGAGGTATATGCTTGTTCTGGTGTGTCCTGCGCCCTTTGTGTGTGGAAAATGTTTCTGAACAATCAGAACACTTATAGGGTTTTCTATCGTTTACGTGAATCTTCTCATGAATGATCTTCTCTCTCTTTGATTTGAATGCAACATTGCAGTATTTGCATCGATGTTCGTAGCCTTCGCTGTGAATTTTGTTGTGAGTGTTTAGAGCAATTTCACTAACACACCTCTTGCCACAAAGATTGCAAGAATAGGGCTTAATTTTGTACTCGCAGGTGTGTCGCCGCAACATATGGCAAAACACCCCACAATCTGGGCAGAGCTGATTGCGCACGAGATCTGAATTATCGTAGTCACTTTCCTCGCTGTACTCATCATCAAGCTCAATGGCCTTCTTTAAATCCCAATCCTCATCTGAATCCATATCGTATTCATCACCCGATTCATCAGTTTCACCCACTTCATCTCTTTCCTCATCAATGACTGCAACGATCTCAGGAACATCTGTGACGATGCCGTGGTTGTTATTTGTTGATGCTGCCTAGCAGAGACACAATGACATTCGACTGAGTCAAATATGAGAATCTTAACTTCAACTCACTGCTGACGTCCTACCTGGGCAACATCTGTCAGGTGTTTTTCTGAAGTTGCTGATATGCTGCCGTTGACCTGGCTTTTCCACTGGTCCCTGTCCTCACACTGGAGACACTGGTGGTTTGAGATGATGGGTGAGCCGTGAAGAGCTTTCTTCAAATCAACTTCAGAACCAGACGATGGGCATCCGCTGCAAAACAATGGGAAAGATTGACATTAACTAATAACAAATTACATTAGTTTGAAATAGAAATATTTTAAGCAAACCTGGTGCAATAAAATTAACTATTAGTTTTATTACACTACATTTCACCAAAGCCTCTGAAGTACCACTTCACTAGCACTGGATTTTCTGAGCCAGCTGGAAAGTGTAGTTTTAAGTTTTGAAGTTTTCAAGAATTGAAAATACATTGTTTGAGTAAATGCTTaattcatttatattaatatgtCAATTTAAGGTGTCCTAGCCACTGGAGTTGGTCCTAATTAATCAAAACCTGTTTTGGTGGACTATTAAAAGTAATTTCACATTTACTTGTATGTATTGGCTGCTAGTTCAGATTCAGATCCCTCCAAAGGATTATCATCCTCCTTCTCCCAATCCAAACGTTGCCTCTTAGAGGATCCATTAATGGTTGTGGATTCCTGAGAAGCTTGTCCACAAGCCCTGGCAGTGCCTACACCAATGTCTCTGGTTAACAGTGTAGTCTGCGTGCCtacagaggaaaacaaacaatgcaCATTAGAAAATCTATACTGTAAAGTTGCaacatttcaaataaaaagtTAGCTGACAAATCATGTGGTTGCTAAaattacatacctttactcctgatgTGAGCCTCAAATGACCTCTGACAGAACTGTGCCCAATCAGACCACAGGGGCACCTCTGTCTGACAGGCAACCTCCTTTGTTTTGGACATCTGTCAagaaatacatttattatttccaCATTGTACTGAATATATAGACCCCTAGGGCTGCAGAAGAAAAGACTGACACTGTCTGGAGAAGACCAGGCTGGCGGCAGAAGACAAGTTTCTTCTGTCTtcaggtagaaaaaaaaaaactttgcctGGGAGTTTGTCTCACATTATACAATTTTCTAAAAATCAGTGtagttttattaaacattactTGCGTTTGTAAAAGTGTAGTTTGACGATTGATGATTTAGTCTCTGTACACAAGCTTAGCATTAAATCAGAACTAAAATACCTGAAACTAGGGCAAAGTCAAGACTCTTGGCTATAACTGAAGGTACTTTGTCTAATTAtttgaattaaagctgaaagtcttaACTTCGCTCACACCTTCGGTGTTTAATTTCAAATTCAGCATAGTGGTGTAACAAACGCCCTTCACTCTTACATAAATATTCAATATATTTGGACCTGAATGTTGATACTAAGTGTAAACTTCCACAAAAGTCACAGATGAAAGTATTTTCACACGTATTGAGGTCACCTGTCTTTCTAACACACTTGCAGGTTCTGCCATACTATCAGGAGTTTCTGAAGGCTGGGAGGCTGTTGCAGTTTCTACATCCCCAGTGTCCTAGCAAGTAAAAGAAGCGGCTGAGTAACATTTGTGAAAACAAGGATAATTCAGTGGCAAAACACGATTTCAATAGTCCAAGTAAAACGTGCTTTTAATAAGGTGGATTTGTGCAACAGACGGAGTTGGCTTTAGTGTAGTTCATTTGCTTACTTTAACAGTACCCCAGACATGTCCGTTGTTTTTAGTGTAGGACACTACTAAAACAGCATGCAGGTTCTTACAGTCAGCTTGCCTGTGAAATTCAAACGTACTTGTTTTGCTTGGAGTTGGGTTTGGGAGGAAGATGGATCTGCTCCCACAACTGTCGCTGCTGAAGCAGCCGTGGAGGTGTCTGTCGTGGACGCCTGCATTTATAAAGAAAATATAGTTAGACAAATAACACTGTTTAAAAGCCATAATAGTCATTTTGACCTTACTAGCACGGTACTTTGCCTATAGTTTCATAAAATGAGTTATTTACTGAGTGGCAGTATTGTGAACTTACCTGTATTAAAGGAACGGCCGTTTCTTTAAGCTTTTTAACGAGACCTTCACTGAGTTCTTCAATGAGAAAACAGGGTTCAAAGTTCTCCGGTTTGAAGTGTAAGCTACAAACGCGTAGGTTTTTCAGGCTCTCTATCGAACTATTCTCTTCATACATTggattgtttatgttttttagcCACAACTTACAGCGCACAGCGTCGTTTATCGGTAAACGGTAATAGCTAACTCCACAACCTTTTCCTTGAGTCGCTGCATTGCATCCTGGTACGATGCAGCTTGACATCATTGTTGcgtgaagattaaaaaaaacgcAATGTCTGCAAGTTCGTCTCTAAACCAGAGGAGCAGCGCTGTATGTAAACACACGCAGTGGGTAGTAGCACACGTTGGAGCAATTGCGGAAACTGGAAAGTGGTGCGGGATCAGTCAGCGCGcgatgcattctgggtgttgtaggatatgaccactTTCGGCCACACAATACTGGCCGTTTCTCTAAACATGGACCATCAATTTAAAGGTTTTTTGCACATTTCGGCTAAAGAAATGTCCAATTTTTATAACAATTTGCTTTTCAGCGATGAAATACCAGTTTACTGTATCTCACTTAATTATCTCAATTCCCTTGGTTTTGGTAAACAATAttatataacaatatatataaCAATATTATACTAACTATAACTGGTATTCAACATGAGCTTTTTgctatgtttatttttttcaggtgaaggcttacaaaaaaaaaaaaaaaaaacagcataacaccagcatgtttttatttctgaacCACAGAACATTTTAGTGACACAGTGACGATGACAAACTATTCCTGGGAGTTTGTCTCCCATTAAACAATTTTCTAGAAATCTatacagttttattaaatgtctCTGCTACAAAGCTACACCTTCAGATCTTTTTGCTGGCTTCCCTTACGCTGTCCTGTGATTTTACGACTCATGTGGTTGCTGTGTTTCTTTATGTTTGCATTTTtctgggtcagaaccacagTCTTTGTCCACATCCCTTGGTTTTGCTGTGCTCTTAATCGTCTCCTCTCTCGTGTTCTCTTCCTCCTGGGCTGACTCAGATGCTTGGTTGCCGTCAGCATTGCTCAGATATCCTGTGtgcctccttttctttttagGTCTAtttgtcctctcctcctgctctgtatCGTGTTCATTGACCTGTTTGCTgcgtttctttttttgtgtctcTTCTGGACCAAAATCAGAGTCATTGTCCAAACATTCTGCTGGTTTCACTGCGTTTTCTTCCTCCTGTGCTGATGTAGAGGCTTGGTTGCTGTCGCTGAGCTCATCCTCATTTTTTTCATTCCTGTGTTGTTTATTCTGTGTCTCCTGCATTTGTAGTTTTaaatttttactgtttgttccAGTTCCCTCTGTTTGAACTGCAAGAACTAAGTTCTTTGGTCTTCCTATGGGTCTACCTGtacttctctttttcttttttggcttgtacatcctctcctcctcctctgtatcCAGTTCTTCATCTCCATTGTCAGGCTCAGAGTCTGTAGCTCTTCTATCCCCATCTTCCAGCGTGTCACAACTGTGACTTGCACTTTGATCTGACTTTTTTTGTTCATGTCCAGATCTCGATGAGTGGTAGCGTTGGACGTGACTCTTCAAGCTCACGTTGTGATTGAAGCACTTTTCACAGTGCTGACACTTGTAGGGTCTCTCTCCAGTGTGCAGGCGCATGTGAGACGTCAGGTGGTTCGACTGTTTGAAGCTTTGTTGGCACACTGAACAATCATAtggcttctctcctgtgtgcaCAAGAATGTGTCTTTGAAGAGCACTGCTTCTTACAAATTCAGTCCCACAAATGTGACATGTTAGTTTGCGAGGTATATGCTTGTTCTGGTGTATCCTGCGCCCTTTGTGTGTGGAAAATGTCTCTGAACAATCAGAACACTTGTAGGGTTTTTCATCGTTTACGTGAATCTTCTCATGAATGATCTTGTCTCTCTTTGATTTGAATGCATCATTGCAGTATTTGCACCGATGTTCGTAGCCTTCGCTGTGAATTTTGTTGTGAGTGTTTAGAGCAATTTCGCTAACACACCTCTTGCCACAAAGATTGCAAGAATAAGGCTTAATTTTGTACTGGCAAGTGTGTTGGCATAACATATGGCAAAACACCCCACAATCTGTGCAGAGCTGATTGAGCATGAGATCTGAATTATCGTAGTCGCTTTCCTCGCTGTATATATCATGAAGTTCAATGGCCTCATTGAAATCCCAATCCTCATCTGAATCCATATCATCTTCATCAATGTCATCTCTTTCCTCATCAATAACTGCAACAATCTCAGACTCATCTGTGACGATGCCatggttgttttttgttgatgttgCCTATCAGAGACACAATGACAATTGACATGACTCAAATATAAGATTATTTTTCAATGCAACTTATGTTGTATCTCAAGTACGTCTGATCGCTGATGTCCTACCTGGGCAGCTAAATTTGTGTCCTCTGTCAGGTCTTTGGCTAAAGCTGCTAGGACGCTGCCGTTGACCAGGCTTTTCCACTGGTTCCTGTCCTCACACTGGAGACACTGGTGGTTTGAGATGATAGGTGAGCCATGAGGAGCTTTCTCCAAATCAGCTTCAGGACCACAGGACGGGCATCTGCTGCAAAATAGAGGGAGATAttgatattaaaaacaaatccacACTGGATTTTCTGAGCAAGCTGGAAAGTGTAGTTTCCAGAAATCCACAATCACCTCATTATGTAGAAAATTTAAATAGGTAGAAATAGAACTGTTTTAAGCAAACCTGGTGCAATAAAACTAATTAGTTTGACCTACTTTGTCTGACAATGTAGCTATAATCAGACTTGACCAAAGCCTCTGAAGTAGAACTGAAAAGTGTGGTTTAAATTCAATATACATTATTTTGAGTAAATTCTCAATTCACTTCTGTTGATATGTCAATTTAGGATGTCCTAATCACTGGAGGTGGTCCTGATTTATCAGAACCTGCTCTGGTGGACAGTTAAAAGTAATTTCACACTTACTTGTATGTATTGGCTGCTAGTTCAGATTCAGATCCCTCCAAAGGATGATCATCCTCCTCCGAATCAAAACGTTGCCTCTTAGAGGACCCATTAATAGTTGTGGAATCCTGGGAAGCTTGTCGAGAAGGCCTGGAAGGGCCTACACCAATTTCCCTGGTTAACACTGTAGTCTGTGTGCCTAacgagaaaaacaaacaacatcaGAAAATGTATCGAAGCTGTATAGTTGCATCATGTAAACGTTAAACCTAAACAGTGAATCTAAACTCCTCCATTAGCCATCAAATCATTGTACGGTTGCTAAGGTTACATACTTTTACTCCTCATGTGAGGTGTACTGAATACGACACTGTAGTGTTTGTAGTGCtcctacaaacaaacaaacataaataaataaagacacacacacacacacacacacacacacacacacacacacacacacacacacacacacacacacacacaattatagAGAAacttagttaaacatggaacaataaTGGGAGGTTGATGGATAGAGGCGATGGAAGGAAATAAATGTGAGAAATATTTAATTTTcactttgtactgtatattgcatGATGTGCAATaccttgttttacttttattcgTCAGCCATCCACCTGTCATCCtataatactgtaaatatgcacataATGTACAAGATAATATTCTAAACCTAATACTGAAACTTACCTTATACCTAGTatttttttgcacagttaaggtttgtgtgttattgttttCTATTTTGTTCTTGTCTATTG contains:
- the LOC114844722 gene encoding zinc finger protein 267-like isoform X2; this encodes MMSSCIVPGCNAATQGKGCGVSYYRLPINDAVRCKLWLKNINNPMYEENSSIESLKNLRVCSLHFKPENFEPCFLIEELSEGLVKKLKETAVPLIQASTTDTSTAASAATVVGADPSSSQTQLQAKQMSKTKEVACQTEVPLWSDWAQFCQRSFEAHIRSKGTQTTLLTRDIGVGTARACGQASQESTTINGSSKRQRLDWEKEDDNPLEGSESELAANTYNGCPSSGSEVDLKKALHGSPIISNHQCLQCEDRDQWKSQVNGSISATSEKHLTDVAQAASTNNNHGIVTDVPEIVAVIDEERDEVGETDESGDEYDMDSDEDWDLKKAIELDDEYSEESDYDNSDLVRNQLCPDCGVFCHMLRRHTCEYKIKPYSCNLCGKRCVSEIALNTHNKIHSEGYEHRCKYCNVAFKSKREKIIHEKIHVNDRKPYKCSDCSETFSTHKGRRTHQNKHIPRKLTCDICGIKFVRSSALQRHILVHTGEKPYKCSVCQQSFKQTTHLTSHMRLHTGERPYKCQHCDKCFNHNVSLKSHVQRYHSSRSGQKQKKPDERASHSCDTLEDGDRRATHSEPDNGDEELDTEEEEVVVVRKMYKPRKRITGRPIGRPKSFASGNVVLTVHAEGTGTYGKNKKLQIQKTKNKQRSTEENENEISDSNQASRSAQEEENSAKPAKSLNSDSYFGPEDTQKKKRSNQVNDLDTEQEERTNRPKRRRRRTRYLNSADSKQASDSAQEEKT
- the LOC114844722 gene encoding uncharacterized protein LOC114844722 isoform X1, whose protein sequence is MMSSCIVPGCNAATQGKGCGVSYYRLPINDAVRCKLWLKNINNPMYEENSSIESLKNLRVCSLHFKPENFEPCFLIEELSEGLVKKLKETAVPLIQASTTDTSTAASAATVVGADPSSSQTQLQAKQDTGDVETATASQPSETPDSMAEPASVLERQMSKTKEVACQTEVPLWSDWAQFCQRSFEAHIRSKGTQTTLLTRDIGVGTARACGQASQESTTINGSSKRQRLDWEKEDDNPLEGSESELAANTYNGCPSSGSEVDLKKALHGSPIISNHQCLQCEDRDQWKSQVNGSISATSEKHLTDVAQAASTNNNHGIVTDVPEIVAVIDEERDEVGETDESGDEYDMDSDEDWDLKKAIELDDEYSEESDYDNSDLVRNQLCPDCGVFCHMLRRHTCEYKIKPYSCNLCGKRCVSEIALNTHNKIHSEGYEHRCKYCNVAFKSKREKIIHEKIHVNDRKPYKCSDCSETFSTHKGRRTHQNKHIPRKLTCDICGIKFVRSSALQRHILVHTGEKPYKCSVCQQSFKQTTHLTSHMRLHTGERPYKCQHCDKCFNHNVSLKSHVQRYHSSRSGQKQKKPDERASHSCDTLEDGDRRATHSEPDNGDEELDTEEEEVVVVRKMYKPRKRITGRPIGRPKSFASGNVVLTVHAEGTGTYGKNKKLQIQKTKNKQRSTEENENEISDSNQASRSAQEEENSAKPAKSLNSDSYFGPEDTQKKKRSNQVNDLDTEQEERTNRPKRRRRRTRYLNSADSKQASDSAQEEKT
- the LOC114844722 gene encoding uncharacterized protein LOC114844722 isoform X4; amino-acid sequence: MMSSCIVPGCNAATQGKGCGVSYYRLPINDAVRCKLWLKNINNPMYEENSSIESLKNLRVCSLHFKPENFEPCFLIEELSEGLVKKLKETAVPLIQASTTDTSTAASAATVVGADPSSSQTQLQAKQDTGDVETATASQPSETPDSMAEPASVLERQMSKTKEVACQTEVPLWSDWAQFCQRSFEAHIRSKGTQTTLLTRDIGVGTARACGQASQESTTINGSSKRQRLDWEKEDDNPLEGSESELAANTYNGCPSSGSEVDLKKALHGSPIISNHQCLQCEDRDQWKSQVNGSISATSEKHLTDVAQERSHTSVQCANKASNRRPT
- the LOC114844722 gene encoding uncharacterized protein LOC114844722 isoform X3, translating into MMSSCIVPGCNAATQGKGCGVSYYRLPINDAVRCKLWLKNINNPMYEENSSIESLKNLRVCSLHFKPENFEPCFLIEELSEGLVKKLKETAVPLIQASTTDTSTAASAATVVGADPSSSQTQLQAKQDTGDVETATASQPSETPDSMAEPASVLERQMSKTKEVACQTEVPLWSDWAQFCQRSFEAHIRSKGTQTTLLTRDIGVGTARACGQASQESTTINGSSKRQRLDWEKEDDNPLEGSESELAANTYNGCPSSGSEVDLKKALHGSPIISNHQCLQCEDRDQWKSQVNGSISATSEKHLTDVAQAASTNNNHGIVTDVPEIVAVIDEERDEERSHTSVQCANKASNRRPT
- the LOC114844730 gene encoding zinc finger protein 135-like isoform X1, whose amino-acid sequence is MRSKSTQTTVLTREIGVGPSRPSRQASQDSTTINGSSKRQRFDSEEDDHPLEGSESELAANTYNRCPSCGPEADLEKAPHGSPIISNHQCLQCEDRNQWKSLVNGSVLAALAKDLTEDTNLAAQATSTKNNHGIVTDESEIVAVIDEERDDIDEDDMDSDEDWDFNEAIELHDIYSEESDYDNSDLMLNQLCTDCGVFCHMLCQHTCQYKIKPYSCNLCGKRCVSEIALNTHNKIHSEGYEHRCKYCNDAFKSKRDKIIHEKIHVNDEKPYKCSDCSETFSTHKGRRIHQNKHIPRKLTCHICGTEFVRSSALQRHILVHTGEKPYDCSVCQQSFKQSNHLTSHMRLHTGERPYKCQHCEKCFNHNVSLKSHVQRYHSSRSGHEQKKSDQSASHSCDTLEDGDRRATDSEPDNGDEELDTEEEERMYKPKKKKRSTGRPIGRPKNLVLAVQTEGTGTNSKNLKLQMQETQNKQHRNEKNEDELSDSNQASTSAQEEENAVKPAECLDNDSDFGPEETQKKKRSKQVNEHDTEQEERTNRPKKKRRHTGYLSNADGNQASESAQEEENTREETIKSTAKPRDVDKDCGSDPEKCKHKETQQPHES
- the LOC114844730 gene encoding zinc finger protein 135-like isoform X2, with the protein product MRSKSTQTTVLTREIGVGPSRPSRQASQDSTTINGSSKRQRFDSEEDDHPLEGSESELAANTYKCPSCGPEADLEKAPHGSPIISNHQCLQCEDRNQWKSLVNGSVLAALAKDLTEDTNLAAQATSTKNNHGIVTDESEIVAVIDEERDDIDEDDMDSDEDWDFNEAIELHDIYSEESDYDNSDLMLNQLCTDCGVFCHMLCQHTCQYKIKPYSCNLCGKRCVSEIALNTHNKIHSEGYEHRCKYCNDAFKSKRDKIIHEKIHVNDEKPYKCSDCSETFSTHKGRRIHQNKHIPRKLTCHICGTEFVRSSALQRHILVHTGEKPYDCSVCQQSFKQSNHLTSHMRLHTGERPYKCQHCEKCFNHNVSLKSHVQRYHSSRSGHEQKKSDQSASHSCDTLEDGDRRATDSEPDNGDEELDTEEEERMYKPKKKKRSTGRPIGRPKNLVLAVQTEGTGTNSKNLKLQMQETQNKQHRNEKNEDELSDSNQASTSAQEEENAVKPAECLDNDSDFGPEETQKKKRSKQVNEHDTEQEERTNRPKKKRRHTGYLSNADGNQASESAQEEENTREETIKSTAKPRDVDKDCGSDPEKCKHKETQQPHES